One Granulicella sp. 5B5 DNA window includes the following coding sequences:
- a CDS encoding HD domain-containing protein: MKDFFIADAARFEGQSVTTFFLVASASLRDRKPSGQYLALTLADKSGQFEARMWDDFTEAAATCTAGCYVKAQGTVSKYQGKFQITLQKLRLAAAVEIDTADFVPTSIYDIPTMAAELRSYVDVFRNDHLRRLVLAFLDDPQLGPAFLRAPAAKRLHHAWIGGLLEHVLCLVRVCLATAPFYPEVDPDLLVTGAILHDIGKVRELSWDTSFDYTLEGQLIGHISIAQGLLHEKIAELNAATPDAPFPPQLRLLLEHMILSHHGKLEFGSPKLPMTPEAMLLSALDDLEAKFQTLRNEFAASKAAGRSSSDVTEWVRSMERPLFNSQAWLGEEQVPISED, from the coding sequence ATGAAAGACTTCTTCATCGCCGACGCCGCGCGCTTCGAGGGCCAGAGCGTCACCACGTTCTTTCTCGTCGCCTCCGCCAGCCTGCGCGACCGCAAGCCCAGCGGCCAGTACCTCGCGCTCACCCTCGCCGACAAGTCCGGCCAGTTCGAAGCCCGCATGTGGGACGACTTTACCGAGGCCGCCGCCACCTGCACCGCCGGTTGCTACGTCAAGGCTCAGGGAACCGTCTCCAAGTACCAGGGCAAATTTCAGATCACGCTGCAGAAGCTCCGTCTCGCCGCTGCCGTCGAGATCGACACCGCCGACTTCGTCCCCACCAGCATCTACGACATCCCCACCATGGCCGCCGAGCTGCGCAGCTACGTCGATGTCTTCCGCAACGATCACCTCCGCCGCCTCGTGCTCGCCTTTCTCGACGACCCGCAGCTTGGCCCCGCGTTTCTGCGCGCGCCCGCAGCCAAGCGACTGCACCACGCCTGGATCGGCGGCCTGCTGGAGCATGTGCTCTGCCTCGTCCGCGTCTGCCTTGCCACCGCGCCCTTCTACCCGGAGGTCGACCCCGACCTGCTCGTCACCGGGGCCATCCTGCACGACATCGGTAAGGTCCGCGAACTCAGTTGGGACACCAGCTTCGACTACACGCTCGAAGGCCAGCTCATCGGCCACATCTCCATCGCGCAGGGCCTGCTGCACGAAAAGATCGCCGAGCTCAACGCCGCCACGCCGGACGCGCCGTTCCCGCCACAGCTCCGTCTGCTGCTCGAGCACATGATCCTCTCCCACCACGGCAAGCTGGAGTTCGGCAGCCCCAAGCTACCCATGACCCCCGAAGCCATGCTGCTCTCCGCACTCGACGATCTCGAAGCCAAGTTCCAGACTCTGCGCAACGAGTTTGCCGCCTCGAAGGCCGCCGGCCGCTCTTCCAGCGACGTCACCGAATGGGTCCGCAGCATGGAGCGCCCGCTCTTCAACTCACAGGCATGGCTCGGCGAAGAGCAGGTGCCTATCTCCGAAGACTAA
- a CDS encoding glycoside hydrolase family 15 protein: MALKIEEYGLIGDCQTAAMVGLDGSIDWLCWPDFSSPASFAALMGTPENGRWQIAPVAAPAKVTRQYRDSTLILETRFETATGAVLLTDWMPLRGRHSKEPPLPRKYSDIVRTVTGLEGSVEMQMELLPRFDYGRGVPWTGMQDGAWYAYAGPSILYLRTEQPLEMRNEAAYATFTVRKGETVSFVLTYGNVEDDEPAPLDMPQAMEETEGFWARWSGKSSYKGPWKDAVTRSLITLKALTYRSSGGIVAAATTSLPEVLGAGRNWDYRFCWLRDGALTLESMISMGYHVEAADWQRWLMRSIGSDPKQMQIMYGIRGDRHLPEFELPWLSGYEASLPVRVGNAASEQAQLDVYGEVADALYCIKRAGIEDDVHVRRLRLELAERLAEIWQRPSSNIWEQRNYEHRFTYSKVMAWVGMNRTVLAIREQGLDGPVDELAKVCDAIHAEVCAHGFNAKLNSFVQYYGADTVDASCLLMPIFGFLPWDDPRILGTIARIEKELMRDGLVMRFSTDKEKTQDSCFLACSFWLVECYAQTGRHKDAQTLFKRLLALQNDIGLLAEEYDTKARRALGNFPQALSHIALINAARALQETA, translated from the coding sequence ATGGCATTGAAGATCGAGGAGTATGGGTTGATCGGCGACTGCCAGACGGCAGCAATGGTGGGGTTGGATGGGTCGATCGACTGGCTTTGCTGGCCGGACTTCTCTTCTCCGGCTAGCTTTGCTGCACTGATGGGGACTCCTGAGAACGGGCGCTGGCAGATCGCGCCGGTCGCCGCACCGGCCAAAGTGACGCGGCAGTATCGGGACAGCACACTGATTTTGGAGACGCGGTTCGAGACGGCCACGGGTGCCGTACTGCTGACCGACTGGATGCCGCTGCGGGGACGTCACTCCAAGGAGCCGCCGCTGCCGCGCAAGTACTCCGACATCGTGCGGACGGTGACTGGGCTGGAGGGCAGCGTTGAGATGCAGATGGAGCTGCTGCCACGCTTCGACTATGGCCGCGGTGTGCCCTGGACGGGCATGCAGGACGGCGCATGGTACGCCTATGCGGGGCCAAGCATTCTGTATCTCCGCACGGAACAGCCCCTGGAGATGCGCAACGAGGCCGCGTATGCAACGTTTACAGTCCGCAAGGGTGAGACGGTGAGCTTTGTGCTGACCTACGGCAATGTGGAAGACGACGAACCTGCGCCGCTCGATATGCCGCAGGCGATGGAGGAGACCGAAGGGTTCTGGGCGCGGTGGAGCGGCAAGAGCAGCTACAAAGGTCCATGGAAGGACGCGGTAACGCGGTCGCTGATTACGCTGAAGGCGCTGACCTACCGGTCGAGCGGCGGGATTGTTGCGGCTGCGACGACCTCGCTGCCGGAGGTGCTGGGCGCGGGCCGCAACTGGGACTACCGCTTCTGCTGGCTGCGCGATGGCGCACTGACATTGGAGTCGATGATCTCGATGGGCTACCACGTGGAGGCGGCGGACTGGCAGCGCTGGCTGATGCGTTCGATCGGCAGCGACCCGAAGCAGATGCAGATCATGTACGGCATCCGCGGCGACCGGCACCTGCCGGAGTTTGAGCTGCCGTGGCTGAGCGGGTATGAAGCTTCATTGCCGGTACGCGTGGGCAACGCCGCGAGCGAGCAGGCGCAGCTGGATGTGTACGGTGAGGTCGCCGATGCGCTGTACTGCATCAAGCGCGCGGGCATTGAAGACGACGTGCATGTGCGGCGGCTGCGGCTGGAGCTGGCGGAACGGCTGGCCGAGATATGGCAGCGGCCGAGCTCCAACATTTGGGAGCAGCGGAACTATGAGCACCGCTTTACCTACAGCAAGGTGATGGCCTGGGTGGGGATGAACCGCACGGTGCTGGCGATCCGCGAGCAGGGACTGGATGGGCCGGTGGATGAGCTGGCGAAGGTGTGCGACGCGATCCACGCCGAGGTGTGCGCGCACGGTTTCAATGCAAAGCTGAACAGCTTTGTCCAGTACTACGGCGCGGACACAGTGGATGCCTCGTGCCTGCTGATGCCGATCTTCGGCTTTCTGCCGTGGGACGATCCGCGCATTCTGGGCACGATTGCGCGGATTGAGAAGGAGCTGATGCGCGATGGGCTGGTAATGCGCTTCTCGACGGACAAGGAGAAGACGCAGGACTCGTGCTTTCTGGCGTGCTCGTTCTGGTTGGTGGAGTGCTATGCCCAGACGGGCCGCCACAAGGACGCCCAGACACTGTTCAAGCGACTGCTGGCACTGCAAAACGATATCGGTCTGCTGGCCGAGGAGTATGACACCAAGGCACGGCGCGCGCTGGGGAACTTTCCGCAGGCGCTGTCGCACATTGCGTTGATCAACGCGGCGCGTGCGCTGCAGGAGACGGCGTAA
- the def gene encoding peptide deformylase: MKKGELVTEFNAELAQFVEEMFDSMYAAQGIGLAAPQIAVSKQITVIDISFNENPEDKLVLINPVIIEREGTLYEEEGCLSLPDINEKVKRSGWVKVRAQNVKGEFFEVEGEELLARALQHEIDHLHGVLFIDHLSRLKRDLIIRRIKKLQKNGEW; encoded by the coding sequence ATGAAGAAGGGCGAACTCGTCACCGAGTTCAACGCCGAACTGGCGCAGTTTGTCGAGGAGATGTTCGACAGCATGTATGCGGCACAGGGCATCGGCCTGGCTGCGCCGCAGATCGCTGTCTCAAAGCAGATAACGGTCATTGACATCAGCTTCAACGAGAACCCTGAAGACAAGCTGGTGCTGATCAACCCGGTCATCATCGAGCGCGAAGGCACTCTGTACGAAGAGGAAGGCTGTCTCAGCTTGCCGGACATCAACGAGAAGGTGAAGCGTTCTGGTTGGGTGAAGGTCCGCGCGCAGAATGTGAAGGGCGAGTTCTTCGAGGTGGAAGGCGAAGAGCTGCTGGCACGCGCGTTGCAGCATGAGATCGACCATCTGCACGGGGTGCTCTTCATCGACCACCTGAGCCGGTTGAAGCGCGACCTCATTATCCGCCGCATCAAGAAGCTGCAGAAGAACGGCGAGTGGTAA
- a CDS encoding type II toxin-antitoxin system RelE/ParE family toxin: MAYEVRLAKRAIRDLSHIYETINAESSQAAALWFRGLEAAIFSLETHPERCAMTPERSNVRHLLYGNKPHIYRVLFTVDEERRVVSVAQIRHGARHPIHP, from the coding sequence ATGGCGTACGAGGTTAGGCTCGCGAAGCGTGCCATCAGGGACCTTAGCCACATCTACGAAACAATCAATGCCGAATCTTCACAAGCAGCCGCTCTATGGTTTCGTGGGCTGGAGGCAGCCATCTTCAGCTTGGAGACGCACCCTGAACGCTGTGCGATGACACCGGAGCGGTCAAACGTGCGGCACCTGCTGTATGGGAACAAGCCTCACATCTACCGTGTGCTCTTTACGGTCGATGAAGAGAGGCGAGTCGTCAGCGTTGCCCAGATTCGGCACGGAGCGCGGCACCCCATCCATCCTTAG
- a CDS encoding type II toxin-antitoxin system Phd/YefM family antitoxin — translation MIDATPDIHTLNAFRENTEELIARLKVTHRPMMLTVDGHAEIVVQEAAAYQRLLDLAALADPDEGLRQGLEEIAEGQTVPARQVFAALREAYGVRG, via the coding sequence ATGATCGACGCGACCCCTGACATCCACACGCTCAACGCGTTCCGCGAGAACACTGAAGAGCTTATCGCGCGCTTGAAGGTCACCCATCGTCCGATGATGCTAACTGTCGATGGGCACGCTGAGATTGTTGTCCAAGAGGCTGCAGCATATCAGCGCCTACTCGACCTGGCCGCGCTGGCCGATCCTGATGAGGGGCTACGGCAAGGGCTGGAGGAGATCGCCGAAGGCCAAACGGTACCGGCTCGCCAAGTCTTCGCCGCCCTGCGAGAAGCGTATGGCGTACGAGGTTAG
- the fmt gene encoding methionyl-tRNA formyltransferase, whose translation MKLVFCGTPEFAVPSLQAVVAAGHEVALVLTQPDRPAGRKMELQVPPVKVLALSLGIAVEQPEKLKTNVGLRERLAAIQPDAIIVVAYGRIIPDWMLALPRYGNINVHGSLLPKYRGAAPIQWAVANGETETGITTMRLDAGLDTGDTLLFRSIPIGPDTTSPQLYPQLAHIGAELLVVTLAGLADGSVTPQPQDHSKATLAPILTREDGRLETSRYTAQQAYDRWRGFNPWPGCWAMLRGKRFLLHRIHPVVAAVSLAPGELDASSGELLLGMADGTLLRLDEVQLEGKPRLAGEQFARDYQVKAGERLE comes from the coding sequence ATGAAGCTGGTCTTTTGCGGGACGCCTGAGTTCGCGGTTCCCAGTCTGCAGGCAGTGGTGGCTGCAGGCCACGAAGTAGCACTGGTGCTCACGCAGCCGGACCGTCCGGCGGGGCGCAAGATGGAGCTACAGGTGCCACCGGTGAAGGTGTTGGCGCTTTCGCTCGGGATTGCTGTAGAGCAGCCGGAGAAGCTGAAGACCAATGTTGGGCTGCGGGAGCGGTTGGCGGCAATTCAGCCGGATGCGATCATCGTCGTCGCGTATGGGCGGATTATTCCGGACTGGATGCTGGCGCTGCCACGGTACGGGAACATCAACGTGCATGGATCGCTGCTACCGAAGTATCGTGGCGCTGCGCCGATCCAGTGGGCTGTCGCGAACGGCGAGACGGAGACGGGCATCACGACGATGCGGCTCGATGCTGGATTAGACACAGGAGATACACTGCTTTTCCGCAGCATTCCCATCGGGCCGGACACAACCTCTCCACAGCTTTACCCACAGCTTGCCCACATCGGAGCGGAGCTCCTGGTAGTGACGCTGGCCGGGCTTGCGGACGGCAGCGTGACGCCGCAGCCGCAGGACCACTCGAAGGCGACGCTGGCACCCATCCTGACGCGTGAGGATGGTCGTCTGGAGACGTCCAGATACACTGCGCAGCAGGCTTACGATCGTTGGCGCGGCTTCAATCCATGGCCTGGGTGTTGGGCGATGTTGCGGGGCAAGCGGTTTCTGCTGCACCGCATTCATCCGGTTGTAGCGGCGGTTTCGCTGGCTCCTGGCGAGCTGGATGCTTCCAGCGGTGAACTCCTGCTCGGAATGGCTGATGGCACCTTGCTGCGGCTGGATGAGGTGCAGTTGGAGGGCAAGCCTCGGCTGGCGGGAGAGCAGTTTGCCAGGGACTATCAGGTGAAGGCGGGTGAACGGCTTGAGTAA
- the aroC gene encoding chorismate synthase codes for MLRFSTAGESHGESLVALISGLPAGVPVDQTFLDHELWRRQQGYGRGGRMRIEKDTAHILSGVRHGKTIGSPIAMTLANRDWKNWEEILPVEPGDPEKHKAVASPRPGHADLAGALKYDFKDARYILERASARESAARVACGAIAKMLLRSLGIEVASHVVRVGTAELSREATFAEIAAIANREEVLLACVDAESEARMKAEVDVALRTGDTIGGIFEVVVHGLPPGVGTHVNWDERLDGLLAQSVMSLQAVKAVELGRGVTAASSPGSKVHDAIGYDREGDGNFTKFTREHNNAGGLEGGISNGEDIVVRGYLKPISTLRRPLGSVSFETREETKAAYERSDVCVVPAAGVAGEAMVALTIARSLLEKFGGDSMRELERNYKSYCDQIRSY; via the coding sequence ATGCTCCGTTTCTCGACAGCCGGCGAAAGCCACGGCGAATCTCTCGTAGCCCTCATCAGCGGCCTGCCTGCAGGCGTTCCCGTCGATCAGACCTTCCTCGACCACGAGCTGTGGCGCCGCCAGCAGGGCTATGGCCGCGGCGGCCGCATGCGCATCGAAAAGGACACCGCGCACATCCTCTCCGGCGTCCGCCACGGCAAGACCATCGGCTCGCCCATCGCGATGACCCTGGCCAACCGCGACTGGAAGAACTGGGAGGAGATCCTCCCGGTAGAGCCCGGTGACCCGGAGAAGCACAAGGCCGTCGCCAGCCCGCGACCCGGCCACGCCGACCTCGCCGGCGCGCTGAAGTACGACTTCAAGGACGCGCGCTATATTCTCGAACGCGCCTCGGCCCGTGAGTCCGCCGCCCGTGTCGCCTGCGGAGCCATCGCCAAGATGTTGCTACGGTCACTCGGCATCGAGGTCGCTAGTCATGTGGTCCGCGTCGGCACGGCAGAGCTCTCGCGCGAGGCGACATTCGCGGAGATCGCTGCCATCGCTAACAGGGAAGAGGTGCTCCTCGCTTGCGTTGACGCTGAGTCCGAAGCACGGATGAAGGCCGAGGTCGATGTCGCGCTACGCACCGGCGACACGATCGGCGGTATCTTCGAAGTCGTCGTCCATGGCCTGCCGCCAGGCGTGGGCACGCATGTGAACTGGGACGAGCGCCTCGATGGCCTGCTCGCGCAGTCGGTCATGAGCCTGCAGGCCGTGAAGGCCGTTGAGCTGGGCCGCGGTGTTACCGCCGCAAGTTCGCCTGGCTCCAAAGTACACGATGCCATCGGCTACGACCGCGAGGGCGACGGTAACTTCACCAAGTTCACCCGCGAGCATAACAACGCGGGCGGTCTTGAAGGCGGCATCTCGAACGGCGAGGACATCGTTGTTCGCGGCTACCTGAAACCGATCTCGACGCTGCGCCGCCCGCTTGGCTCGGTCTCGTTCGAGACCCGCGAGGAGACCAAAGCGGCCTACGAACGCAGCGATGTCTGCGTAGTGCCTGCCGCTGGCGTAGCTGGCGAAGCGATGGTCGCGCTGACGATTGCGCGGTCGCTGCTGGAGAAGTTTGGCGGCGACAGCATGCGCGAACTCGAGCGCAACTACAAGAGCTACTGTGACCAGATTCGGTCATACTAG
- a CDS encoding peptidylprolyl isomerase — protein sequence MTEKHTRINSQAPIALQTSAVAATPAARPSRPALTSVQSRLLAVSTLLVSASVLLAAQQPSYPVPGGAFPSAPQLQLPQMPQRPAITANGTVVEDVVARINDQIITRSEYERAAQQMLRDAEQGGASEAQLQDHLHDLLRDMIDSQLLIAKGKDLGINCDAETIRQLDDIRKQNHLPDMEALEKAATQQGVSFEDFKQNIRNQCIRQSVVREDVGRHINMTHAQEQAYYEAHQKQFEVPEQIHLSEILVPTAENATDAQLAQAQAKADDIAKQLKGGASFADLAKKDSGGPTAAAGGDLGDFKRGALGQVLEDATFDLAVGANTAPIRTRQGYVILRVDAHQKAGVPPLANVENQVQEAIYMDQLQPALRAYLTKARNEAFIELAPGFVDTGSTAKSNNANFAYTAYQAPAIKKKLRAKQRAEQERALKAQAALAAARERVAEKQQAKAEADKAKLNGTKRVKGKQKREKIRREKIRYGQAPRNSLPAATTLATDTPQNPPLAGQAPGSAMEPAESVTSITTGTGVDADTTTADNGDPLGPISGPEKKTRFSSQQTKAEVDRANAKLAKAENKAAIRPVVATRDQSATEKVQAAPLGLNGDTVKKKKKPRAQKGDKKERLQEQQKPVVTTPTVAPTVNPAVTGAPPATTNQ from the coding sequence ATGACCGAGAAGCACACACGCATCAACTCCCAGGCGCCCATCGCCTTACAGACTTCGGCTGTCGCTGCCACTCCTGCCGCCCGCCCATCGCGCCCGGCCCTGACGAGTGTCCAGTCGCGTTTGCTGGCGGTTTCCACGCTGCTGGTCTCCGCCTCGGTCCTTCTGGCCGCGCAGCAGCCCAGCTACCCGGTCCCCGGCGGTGCCTTCCCGTCGGCCCCGCAGCTGCAACTGCCGCAGATGCCGCAGCGGCCTGCCATCACGGCCAATGGCACCGTTGTGGAAGACGTTGTTGCGCGCATCAACGACCAGATCATCACCCGCAGCGAGTACGAGCGCGCCGCGCAGCAGATGCTGCGCGATGCCGAGCAGGGCGGTGCCTCCGAAGCGCAGCTGCAGGACCATCTACACGACCTGCTGCGCGACATGATCGACTCCCAGTTGCTCATTGCCAAGGGCAAGGACCTGGGCATCAACTGCGACGCGGAGACCATCCGCCAGCTCGACGATATCCGCAAGCAGAACCACCTGCCGGACATGGAGGCTCTTGAAAAGGCCGCCACGCAGCAGGGCGTCTCATTTGAGGACTTCAAGCAGAACATCCGCAACCAATGCATTCGCCAGTCCGTTGTGCGCGAGGACGTGGGTCGTCACATCAACATGACCCACGCGCAGGAACAGGCCTACTACGAGGCGCACCAGAAGCAGTTCGAGGTGCCCGAGCAGATCCATCTGAGCGAGATTCTGGTCCCCACGGCGGAGAACGCGACCGACGCGCAGCTGGCGCAGGCACAGGCCAAGGCTGACGACATCGCTAAGCAATTGAAGGGCGGCGCGAGCTTTGCCGATCTGGCAAAGAAGGACTCCGGTGGTCCCACGGCGGCAGCCGGCGGCGACCTCGGTGACTTCAAGCGCGGCGCGCTCGGCCAGGTGCTGGAAGACGCGACCTTCGACCTGGCGGTCGGCGCCAACACTGCCCCCATCCGCACCCGTCAGGGCTATGTCATCCTGCGCGTGGACGCTCACCAGAAAGCCGGTGTTCCACCGCTCGCCAACGTCGAGAACCAGGTGCAGGAAGCCATCTACATGGACCAGCTACAGCCTGCGCTGCGTGCCTACCTGACCAAGGCGCGCAACGAGGCATTTATCGAGCTTGCACCAGGGTTCGTTGACACCGGTTCCACCGCCAAGAGCAATAACGCGAACTTCGCCTACACGGCCTACCAGGCTCCCGCCATCAAAAAGAAGCTGCGGGCCAAGCAGCGCGCCGAGCAGGAGCGCGCGCTGAAGGCACAGGCCGCTCTTGCAGCCGCGCGTGAGCGCGTTGCCGAGAAGCAGCAGGCCAAGGCCGAGGCCGACAAGGCCAAGCTCAACGGCACGAAGAGAGTCAAGGGCAAGCAGAAGCGGGAGAAAATCCGCCGCGAGAAGATTCGCTACGGTCAGGCCCCCCGCAACTCGCTGCCGGCCGCCACGACGCTGGCGACGGACACCCCGCAGAACCCGCCATTGGCCGGCCAGGCTCCGGGCTCTGCAATGGAGCCTGCCGAGTCAGTCACCTCCATCACGACCGGCACCGGCGTTGACGCCGATACCACCACCGCCGACAACGGCGATCCGCTCGGCCCGATCTCCGGTCCGGAGAAGAAGACCCGCTTCTCCTCCCAGCAGACCAAGGCGGAGGTAGACCGCGCCAACGCCAAGCTGGCCAAGGCGGAGAACAAGGCTGCGATCCGTCCCGTTGTGGCCACGCGTGACCAGTCCGCCACGGAGAAGGTGCAGGCCGCGCCTCTCGGGCTGAACGGCGATACCGTCAAAAAGAAGAAGAAGCCCAGGGCCCAGAAGGGCGACAAGAAGGAGCGCCTGCAGGAGCAGCAGAAGCCGGTGGTGACCACCCCGACGGTCGCTCCCACCGTGAACCCGGCCGTCACCGGCGCGCCCCCGGCCACAACCAACCAGTAG